One window of the Rhodococcus sovatensis genome contains the following:
- a CDS encoding propionyl-CoA synthetase translates to MSSKEQTSHTTYLDAYRESIVNPERFWLDAARAVDWDSAPTQALDDSAAPIYRWFPDASLNTSFNALDRHVRDGRGDQAALIFDSAMVPTKATYTYSELLEQVSLFAGVLKAQGVVAGDRVIIYMPMIPEAAIAMLACARIGAVHSVVFGGFAAKELATRIDDAGPVVLVTASGGLEPTRTIEYLPMVEKALQLSSTPAHTVIVKNREQISGTAAEYQSSTAAWFDWDELIAGATPADPVSVAATDPLYILYTSGTTGKPKGVVRDNGGHAVALTWTMKNLYDISPGQVWWTASDVGWVVGHSYIVYGPLLAGATTVMYEGKPVGTPDAGAFWRIISDYKVSALFTAPTAIRAVRKADPNAEELSKYDISSLDTLFAAGERLDPDTYAWATRVLDRPVIDHWWQTETGWAICANLRGLEPMEIKAGSPTVACPGYRVEIVDSEGALVGPGTEGNIVIGLPLPPGTLAGLWRDEDRYVKSYLSTFEGYYLTGDSGFIDEDNYVFVLGRSDDVINVAGHRLSTGSMEAVVAGHPAVAECAVIGIHDDLKGQRPSGYVVLKSGVSIDPETLRQELVARVRDQIGAVATFRDVTIVSALPKTRSGKILRKTMRQIADNETYTVPSTIEDATVLDDLSKLLRG, encoded by the coding sequence ATGAGCTCCAAGGAGCAGACGTCCCACACCACGTACCTGGACGCCTACCGCGAAAGCATTGTTAATCCGGAGAGGTTCTGGCTCGATGCTGCGCGAGCCGTCGATTGGGATTCTGCGCCCACCCAAGCTCTCGACGATTCGGCCGCACCGATCTATCGCTGGTTTCCGGATGCGTCGCTGAACACCAGCTTCAATGCCCTCGATCGGCATGTGCGCGACGGCCGCGGTGATCAGGCTGCCCTGATCTTCGACTCCGCGATGGTTCCCACCAAAGCGACGTACACGTACTCGGAACTGCTAGAGCAGGTCTCGCTGTTCGCCGGTGTTCTGAAAGCTCAGGGTGTGGTGGCGGGTGATCGGGTCATCATCTACATGCCGATGATCCCCGAGGCCGCGATCGCGATGCTCGCGTGTGCGCGTATCGGCGCTGTACATTCGGTAGTATTCGGCGGTTTCGCCGCCAAGGAGCTTGCCACACGCATTGACGACGCAGGGCCGGTGGTATTGGTCACGGCGTCCGGCGGCCTAGAGCCCACACGAACCATCGAGTACCTGCCGATGGTCGAGAAGGCCCTGCAACTGTCCTCAACTCCCGCCCACACGGTCATCGTGAAGAATCGTGAGCAGATTTCGGGCACAGCCGCTGAGTACCAGTCGAGCACCGCAGCTTGGTTCGATTGGGATGAGCTGATCGCAGGCGCCACGCCAGCGGATCCCGTGTCAGTGGCAGCGACGGACCCACTCTATATCCTCTATACCTCCGGCACGACCGGCAAGCCCAAGGGCGTCGTCCGGGACAACGGTGGCCACGCCGTCGCCCTGACGTGGACAATGAAGAACCTGTACGACATCAGCCCCGGCCAGGTGTGGTGGACCGCGTCCGACGTCGGTTGGGTGGTCGGCCATTCGTACATCGTGTACGGCCCCTTGCTCGCCGGAGCTACTACGGTCATGTACGAGGGCAAGCCCGTAGGTACCCCCGATGCCGGCGCATTCTGGCGGATCATTTCCGACTACAAGGTGTCGGCACTGTTCACCGCTCCTACCGCGATACGCGCCGTCCGCAAGGCGGACCCGAACGCGGAAGAGCTTTCCAAGTACGATATTTCCTCGCTCGACACACTCTTCGCCGCGGGCGAGCGCTTGGATCCGGATACTTACGCGTGGGCGACCCGCGTACTCGATCGCCCAGTGATCGATCACTGGTGGCAGACCGAAACCGGGTGGGCCATCTGCGCAAACTTGCGCGGTCTCGAACCCATGGAAATCAAGGCAGGTTCACCTACGGTCGCATGCCCTGGATACCGCGTCGAAATAGTCGACAGCGAGGGCGCCCTCGTCGGACCGGGCACCGAGGGCAACATCGTGATCGGCCTGCCGCTTCCCCCCGGCACACTCGCCGGTCTGTGGCGCGACGAGGACCGTTACGTGAAGTCCTACCTGTCGACATTCGAAGGCTATTATCTCACCGGCGACTCCGGATTCATCGACGAGGACAACTACGTCTTCGTTCTCGGCCGCAGCGACGACGTGATAAATGTTGCCGGACACCGTCTTTCGACGGGAAGTATGGAGGCTGTGGTCGCCGGGCATCCCGCGGTCGCCGAATGCGCCGTCATCGGCATTCACGACGACCTGAAAGGGCAACGACCCAGCGGATACGTCGTGCTCAAATCCGGTGTGAGCATAGATCCGGAAACTCTGCGCCAGGAGCTGGTGGCCCGTGTTCGCGATCAGATCGGCGCGGTCGCAACCTTCCGAGACGTGACTATTGTGTCGGCGCTACCGAAGACTCGCTCAGGAAAAATCCTAAGAAAGACCATGCGTCAGATCGCCGACAACGAAACATACACAGTGCCTTCGACCATCGAAGATGCCACCGTCCTGGACGACCTATCGAAACTCCTCCGCGGATAG
- a CDS encoding IclR family transcriptional regulator, with protein MSRVATGESVLARGVRVIESFGLDDRSLTVTDIARRSGLHIATASRLIEELVGTGWLEREGRQVRIGVRLWEVVSRASSTVGLRQAAMPFMEDLHAVIGHHTQLGVMEGGEVLFVERLTAPKAAVNYSRIAGRLPLHASSSGLVLLANSPQEQQERAIGAPLKVFTDRTVRTGRELRAILAEVRRQGFAFCAGHIYPETTGIAVPVRNADQTVVAALSVIVPNDDAARSLIPALQAAGRGVTRVMSASIPGQS; from the coding sequence ATGTCGCGGGTTGCCACAGGTGAGTCGGTGTTGGCTCGCGGAGTTCGCGTGATCGAGTCGTTCGGTCTCGATGATCGAAGCTTGACTGTCACCGACATCGCGCGGCGCTCCGGGTTGCACATTGCCACTGCCTCTCGGTTGATCGAAGAGCTTGTGGGGACGGGGTGGCTCGAGCGCGAGGGCCGACAGGTTCGCATCGGGGTTCGGCTGTGGGAGGTCGTGTCACGGGCTTCCTCGACGGTCGGACTGCGCCAGGCAGCTATGCCGTTCATGGAGGATCTGCACGCGGTGATCGGTCATCACACCCAATTGGGCGTGATGGAAGGCGGCGAAGTGCTGTTCGTGGAGCGGCTCACCGCGCCGAAAGCGGCGGTCAACTATTCGAGAATTGCTGGCCGCTTACCCCTACATGCGTCGTCTTCCGGCCTGGTCTTGCTGGCGAACTCGCCGCAGGAGCAGCAAGAGCGCGCGATCGGTGCACCGTTGAAGGTGTTCACGGATCGGACAGTGCGGACGGGTCGGGAACTTCGTGCCATCCTGGCTGAAGTGCGGCGGCAGGGCTTCGCGTTCTGTGCCGGACACATCTACCCAGAAACAACTGGAATAGCTGTGCCGGTGCGGAATGCCGATCAGACAGTCGTTGCGGCGTTGTCGGTCATCGTGCCCAACGACGATGCCGCGCGGTCGCTGATACCTGCCCTTCAAGCGGCGGGCCGCGGCGTCACTCGCGTGATGTCCGCCTCGATACCCGGCCAATCGTGA
- a CDS encoding PDR/VanB family oxidoreductase — translation MSESTAYVDTGGVSAETRTDSALTVTAKEVVSQGVVALTLTHPDGRRLPDWAPGAHIDLILPTGVTRQYSLCGDRWDPRSYRIGVLREPAGRGGSAFVHDVLAVGDSVGVGGPRNNFPMVPAPRYLFVAGGIGITPLIPMIAQAELMGIEWTLLYGGRTRTSMGFLDELSFYGDRVVLAPQDEVGLLDLPTWLGAAAADDTKVYVCGPEPLLDAVETGCSGWLVGKLRMERFVPKRQSAPVRTVPFELELARSGLVVTVTPDGSVLDAVQKAGVTVLSSCREGTCGTCETTVLAGQPDHRDSILDDSERDNADCMFICVSRSCSDRLVLDL, via the coding sequence ATGTCCGAGAGCACCGCGTACGTCGACACGGGCGGGGTCAGCGCCGAGACACGTACTGATTCCGCCCTGACGGTCACAGCGAAAGAGGTTGTCTCGCAGGGCGTCGTGGCGCTTACACTGACTCATCCCGACGGCAGACGGCTGCCGGATTGGGCACCGGGAGCACATATCGACCTGATACTGCCGACGGGTGTGACCCGTCAGTATTCGCTGTGCGGTGATCGGTGGGACCCGCGCAGCTACCGCATCGGGGTTCTGCGTGAGCCTGCCGGACGGGGTGGATCGGCCTTCGTCCACGACGTTCTGGCTGTCGGTGATTCGGTCGGGGTCGGGGGTCCACGCAACAATTTTCCGATGGTCCCTGCACCGAGGTACTTGTTCGTCGCCGGAGGGATCGGCATCACTCCATTGATCCCGATGATCGCGCAGGCAGAACTTATGGGCATCGAGTGGACCCTGCTGTACGGCGGACGCACTCGAACCTCGATGGGCTTTCTGGACGAACTCTCCTTCTACGGAGACCGTGTGGTCCTCGCCCCGCAGGACGAGGTGGGCTTGCTCGATCTGCCTACCTGGCTCGGTGCCGCAGCCGCCGATGACACCAAGGTCTACGTGTGCGGCCCCGAACCGCTCCTCGATGCCGTCGAGACCGGGTGCAGCGGCTGGCTGGTGGGCAAACTGCGGATGGAACGTTTCGTTCCCAAACGGCAGTCCGCGCCGGTGCGGACTGTTCCGTTCGAGCTAGAACTCGCTCGTTCGGGCCTCGTGGTCACAGTCACCCCGGACGGCAGCGTTCTCGACGCCGTACAGAAGGCCGGCGTCACCGTCCTGTCTTCCTGCCGCGAGGGCACCTGCGGGACATGCGAGACAACGGTATTGGCAGGGCAGCCCGATCATCGAGATTCGATCCTCGACGATTCCGAACGCGACAACGCCGACTGCATGTTCATCTGCGTATCCCGATCCTGCTCCGACCGCCTCGTCCTCGATCTCTGA
- a CDS encoding cytochrome P450, whose protein sequence is MSTAVPTTDAPVSHADPFALDVLHDPLPFQSALREAGPVVYLNRYDVFAMGRYEQVHAALTDWQGFQSAAGVGLSNFRYETPWRPPSLLLETDPPHHDAPRAVLSKVLGPRALTKLRASWMVDAEILVDQVLDAHTEFDAVSALAAAFPLRVFPDAVGIPDAGRENLLPYGDHLFNAFGPVNSLVEKGAPRVAELSGWVNAQCTRDALSDDGFGAEIWAAADRGDITHEQAPLIVRSLLSAGVDTTVNGLAAVLYAFANNPLQWARLRENPSTLAKTAFDEAVRWESPVQTFFRTATSDIDIEGTEIPSGRKILMFLGSANRDPRRWTDPDAFDITRNPSGHVGYGMGIHQCVGQHVARLEAEALLAALAARIETIEPAAPASRHLNNTLRSWESIPVRITRR, encoded by the coding sequence ATGAGCACTGCCGTCCCGACCACCGATGCACCGGTCAGCCACGCCGACCCCTTCGCTCTCGATGTGCTGCACGACCCGCTACCGTTTCAATCCGCTCTGCGCGAGGCCGGACCCGTGGTCTACCTCAACCGCTACGACGTCTTCGCGATGGGCCGATACGAACAAGTCCATGCCGCACTCACCGACTGGCAGGGCTTTCAGTCCGCCGCCGGAGTCGGGCTGAGCAACTTCCGATACGAAACTCCCTGGCGACCACCGAGTTTGCTGCTCGAGACCGACCCTCCGCACCACGATGCTCCACGCGCAGTTCTCAGCAAGGTCCTCGGGCCACGGGCCCTGACCAAACTGCGAGCGTCGTGGATGGTCGACGCCGAAATCCTCGTCGACCAGGTTCTCGACGCGCACACCGAATTCGATGCCGTATCGGCACTCGCCGCAGCATTCCCGCTGCGCGTGTTTCCCGACGCAGTCGGAATTCCGGACGCCGGGCGGGAGAATTTGCTGCCGTACGGCGATCACTTGTTCAACGCCTTCGGGCCGGTGAATTCGTTGGTGGAGAAAGGCGCTCCTCGCGTTGCGGAACTGTCCGGTTGGGTCAATGCCCAGTGCACGCGTGATGCACTCTCCGACGACGGGTTCGGTGCAGAGATCTGGGCGGCGGCCGACCGTGGGGACATCACCCACGAGCAAGCCCCGCTGATCGTGCGCTCGCTGCTCTCGGCCGGCGTCGACACGACGGTCAACGGACTCGCTGCAGTCCTGTATGCCTTCGCCAACAATCCACTTCAATGGGCACGACTACGGGAGAACCCTTCGACGCTGGCCAAGACCGCATTCGACGAGGCCGTGCGGTGGGAGTCACCGGTTCAGACGTTCTTTCGAACTGCGACCTCCGACATCGACATAGAGGGCACGGAGATCCCCAGTGGGCGCAAGATCCTGATGTTCCTCGGATCCGCGAACCGCGACCCGCGCCGGTGGACCGATCCCGACGCGTTCGACATCACACGAAACCCATCAGGACACGTCGGCTACGGAATGGGAATCCACCAGTGCGTCGGCCAGCACGTCGCCCGCCTCGAAGCCGAAGCTCTCCTGGCCGCACTCGCGGCGCGCATCGAGACGATCGAACCCGCCGCACCCGCCTCACGGCACCTGAACAACACGCTGCGGTCATGGGAATCGATCCCCGTCCGCATCACCCGGCGGTAA
- a CDS encoding MBL fold metallo-hydrolase, giving the protein MTVETLVDAHGVRIERVVTSGVFALDGGTWEVENNIYLIGDDTDVVVIDAAHTAGPIIDAVAGRHVNAVLCTHGHNDHVTVAPELGHELHAPIVLHPGDDVLWKQSHPDVAHWTLDDHQRIAVAGTDIQVIHTPGHSPGSVCLYLPEVGVLFSGDTLFSGGPGATGRSYSDFPTIIGSIRDRLFTLPEETTVYTGHGDATTIGTESPHLAHWIARGT; this is encoded by the coding sequence GTGACCGTCGAAACCCTGGTCGACGCACACGGAGTACGGATCGAGCGGGTCGTCACCTCAGGAGTCTTCGCACTCGACGGCGGCACCTGGGAGGTGGAGAACAACATCTACCTCATCGGTGACGACACCGACGTCGTCGTCATCGATGCCGCCCACACCGCCGGACCGATCATCGACGCGGTCGCTGGTCGCCACGTCAACGCGGTTCTGTGCACCCACGGCCACAACGATCACGTCACCGTCGCTCCCGAACTCGGCCACGAGCTCCACGCGCCGATCGTGCTGCACCCCGGTGACGACGTCCTGTGGAAGCAGTCGCATCCCGACGTCGCCCATTGGACCCTCGACGACCACCAGCGGATCGCCGTGGCCGGCACCGATATTCAGGTCATACACACACCCGGCCACTCCCCCGGCTCGGTGTGCCTCTATCTCCCCGAGGTCGGTGTCCTGTTTTCCGGAGACACACTCTTCTCCGGCGGCCCCGGTGCCACCGGGCGGTCGTACTCCGACTTCCCCACCATCATCGGATCGATTCGCGACCGACTCTTTACCCTGCCGGAGGAGACCACTGTCTACACCGGACACGGCGACGCCACCACCATCGGCACCGAATCACCCCACCTCGCCCACTGGATCGCCCGCGGCACCTGA
- a CDS encoding S-(hydroxymethyl)mycothiol dehydrogenase: MTQTVRGVIARTKDAAVELVDIVIPDPGPHDVIVTIQACGVCHTDLTYRDGGINDEFPFLLGHEAAGIVETIGDAVTHVSVGDFVVLNWRAVCGECRACKRGRPWYCFDTHNASKKMTLTDGTELTPALGIGSFADKTVVHEKQCTQVDPTADPAVVGLLGCGVMAGLGAAVNTGNVGRGDSVAVIGCGGVGDAAIAGAALAGASVIIAIDRDDTKLAWAKELGATHTINASHTAPIDAVKELTGGHGADVVIDAVGRPETWKQAFYSRDLAGTVVLVGVPTPNMRVEMPLLDFFSHGGSLKSSWYGDCLPERDFPTLVELYIQGRLPLEKFVTERIDLGDVEKAFDRMHAGEVLRSVVVL, translated from the coding sequence ATGACCCAAACTGTCCGCGGCGTCATCGCCCGAACCAAGGACGCCGCCGTCGAACTCGTCGACATCGTCATCCCCGACCCCGGCCCCCACGACGTCATCGTCACAATTCAGGCGTGCGGGGTCTGCCACACCGACCTCACCTACCGCGACGGCGGCATCAACGACGAATTCCCGTTCCTGCTCGGCCACGAAGCCGCCGGGATCGTCGAGACCATCGGTGACGCCGTCACACACGTGAGTGTCGGCGACTTCGTCGTCCTCAACTGGCGCGCGGTCTGCGGGGAATGTCGCGCCTGCAAGCGCGGCCGGCCCTGGTACTGCTTCGACACCCACAATGCGTCGAAGAAGATGACCCTCACCGACGGCACCGAACTCACCCCCGCACTGGGCATCGGCTCGTTCGCCGACAAGACCGTCGTCCACGAAAAACAGTGCACACAGGTCGACCCGACCGCCGACCCCGCCGTCGTGGGACTACTGGGCTGTGGTGTCATGGCCGGCCTCGGTGCCGCTGTGAATACTGGCAACGTCGGCCGCGGCGACTCTGTCGCGGTCATCGGGTGCGGCGGCGTCGGCGATGCTGCCATCGCCGGAGCAGCGCTTGCTGGTGCGTCGGTCATCATCGCCATCGACCGCGACGACACCAAACTTGCCTGGGCGAAGGAACTCGGTGCCACGCATACGATCAACGCCTCCCACACTGCCCCCATCGACGCTGTCAAAGAACTCACCGGCGGCCACGGTGCCGATGTCGTCATCGACGCCGTCGGGCGTCCGGAAACCTGGAAACAGGCCTTCTACAGTCGCGATCTCGCCGGCACCGTGGTCCTCGTCGGCGTCCCCACCCCGAATATGCGCGTCGAGATGCCGCTGCTCGACTTCTTCTCTCACGGCGGATCATTGAAGTCATCGTGGTACGGCGACTGCCTGCCCGAACGCGACTTCCCCACACTGGTCGAACTGTACATCCAAGGCCGCCTCCCGCTGGAGAAATTCGTCACCGAACGCATCGACCTCGGCGACGTCGAAAAAGCCTTCGACCGTATGCACGCCGGCGAAGTCCTGCGATCGGTCGTGGTCCTGTGA
- a CDS encoding SMP-30/gluconolactonase/LRE family protein, whose product MTNPLLGWSVDPSTISTTGHSLRRPECILAERSGDLWIADLGGIVHLDAHGTQRLIRPDGGGPFAPDTNPNIEGNEGYSLPNGLCFDTDGNFIVANFGTNRIEHITRDGTWSLVADRATWPDDVVRPLGKANFPNLDREGRLWFSVTASAEAWRSRSAGLQPDGYIAVIDDWKPGIHTVARVVATGLCGTNEMRFDADGTTLLVAETGADHLTRFTVEAGGVLSGRETFGPEKLHGAPDGFAFDAHGNVWTTLIGQDKLVAITPEGDLLTLWEDGDRDAKNSMRTGPGNLVATVGGTKPGDGLAPRMASVTFGGPDLRTVYIGSLEGSSLPTFRSPIPGAPLPHWSRTTAHTA is encoded by the coding sequence GTGACAAACCCACTGCTTGGCTGGTCCGTCGACCCTTCGACCATCAGCACGACCGGACACAGCCTGCGACGGCCGGAGTGCATCCTCGCAGAACGATCGGGCGACCTGTGGATCGCCGATCTCGGCGGAATCGTGCACCTCGACGCGCACGGGACGCAGCGTCTGATCCGTCCTGACGGCGGCGGCCCGTTTGCCCCCGACACCAATCCCAATATCGAAGGCAACGAGGGATACTCACTGCCCAACGGACTGTGCTTCGACACCGACGGCAATTTTATCGTCGCGAACTTCGGTACCAACCGAATCGAACACATCACCCGTGATGGAACCTGGTCCCTTGTCGCCGATCGAGCAACATGGCCGGATGATGTCGTTCGCCCACTGGGCAAAGCGAACTTCCCCAACCTCGATCGAGAAGGGCGACTGTGGTTCTCGGTCACGGCATCGGCGGAAGCGTGGCGCTCCCGCAGTGCTGGCCTGCAACCCGACGGCTACATCGCAGTCATCGACGATTGGAAGCCAGGGATCCACACGGTCGCGCGTGTGGTCGCCACAGGACTGTGTGGGACCAACGAGATGCGCTTCGACGCCGACGGAACGACACTGCTCGTGGCCGAAACCGGTGCAGATCACCTGACCCGATTCACTGTCGAAGCGGGCGGCGTACTGAGCGGCAGAGAAACGTTCGGCCCCGAAAAATTGCACGGCGCACCTGACGGATTCGCGTTCGACGCTCACGGAAACGTGTGGACCACACTGATCGGGCAGGACAAACTCGTTGCCATCACACCAGAAGGTGACCTTCTGACTCTGTGGGAAGACGGTGACCGCGACGCAAAGAACTCCATGCGGACCGGACCGGGAAACCTTGTTGCCACTGTCGGCGGCACCAAGCCCGGGGACGGCCTCGCGCCGCGAATGGCAAGCGTCACCTTCGGAGGCCCCGATCTCCGGACCGTGTACATCGGTTCGCTCGAAGGATCGTCGTTGCCGACATTCAGATCGCCGATACCTGGTGCACCACTACCACATTGGTCTCGAACCACAGCCCACACTGCCTGA
- a CDS encoding aldehyde dehydrogenase family protein has product MGTLVSISPTTGAEVGRWTSHTEDDLSTAVQQASEAADQWRFSSWDIRAALLHAVSHELSSRRVTLANLMVDEMGKPISEALSEIDKCAVAAEFFGEHAEGFLADRPVETSASRSWVAHEPLGVILAVMPWNFPFWQVVRFAAPALAAGNAALLKHAPSVTGCALAAQELFRAAAASVGAPEALFTTLLIDESDVAEATTRIIDHPSVAAITLTGSERAGMSVAAAAAHALKKSVLELGGSDPFIVLGDADVPAAARAAVKSRFLNGGQSCLAAKRFIVAESVADEFTEIFARLTSELIVGDPHDPATQIGPVARISQAEALQQQVDTSIAAGAVAVVGGRPLVPGSAFFQPTILTDVTPEMAVFKEETFGPIAAVVRASDDEHAVRLADTTVYGLGASVWSTNVDRALAVGRRINSGALFVNAVVASDPRVPFGGTRRSGYGRELSVEGIREFTNVRTFWVDDSTPDSNEQGTVK; this is encoded by the coding sequence ATGGGCACCCTCGTGAGCATCTCGCCGACAACAGGAGCCGAGGTCGGTCGATGGACATCCCATACAGAGGATGACCTTTCGACCGCGGTCCAGCAGGCGTCCGAAGCGGCCGATCAGTGGCGGTTCTCCAGCTGGGACATACGCGCGGCTCTTCTGCACGCCGTGTCGCACGAACTGTCGTCCCGCAGGGTCACCCTTGCGAACCTGATGGTCGACGAGATGGGAAAGCCCATCTCGGAGGCGCTGAGCGAAATCGACAAATGCGCCGTTGCCGCCGAGTTCTTCGGTGAACATGCCGAGGGGTTTCTGGCCGACAGGCCCGTCGAGACATCAGCCAGCCGTAGCTGGGTCGCGCACGAACCTCTCGGCGTGATCCTTGCTGTCATGCCATGGAACTTTCCGTTCTGGCAGGTGGTCCGGTTCGCTGCGCCTGCGTTGGCAGCGGGAAACGCAGCGCTGCTCAAACACGCGCCCTCGGTCACCGGTTGCGCACTTGCCGCCCAAGAGCTCTTTCGAGCTGCAGCCGCATCCGTCGGTGCCCCCGAGGCACTGTTCACCACGCTGCTGATCGACGAGAGCGATGTGGCAGAGGCGACAACACGCATCATCGACCACCCCTCGGTTGCAGCGATCACTCTGACCGGAAGCGAGCGCGCCGGAATGTCCGTCGCGGCTGCTGCGGCACATGCGTTGAAGAAGTCCGTACTCGAACTGGGTGGATCGGACCCGTTCATCGTTCTCGGTGATGCCGACGTACCCGCTGCAGCACGCGCCGCCGTCAAGTCACGATTTCTCAACGGAGGCCAGAGCTGTCTTGCCGCCAAAAGGTTCATCGTCGCCGAGTCCGTGGCCGATGAGTTCACAGAGATATTTGCACGTCTGACGTCCGAACTGATCGTCGGTGACCCTCATGATCCCGCAACCCAGATCGGTCCCGTCGCACGCATATCCCAGGCCGAAGCGCTACAACAACAGGTCGATACCTCGATCGCGGCCGGAGCGGTAGCCGTCGTCGGCGGCCGGCCGCTGGTTCCGGGAAGCGCCTTCTTCCAGCCGACCATCCTCACCGACGTCACACCCGAGATGGCTGTCTTCAAGGAGGAGACATTCGGTCCCATCGCTGCCGTCGTCCGCGCATCGGATGACGAACATGCTGTCCGCCTTGCCGATACGACCGTATACGGACTCGGTGCAAGCGTGTGGTCGACGAATGTGGACCGCGCACTGGCAGTGGGACGCCGCATCAACTCCGGCGCATTGTTCGTCAATGCAGTGGTGGCCTCGGACCCACGAGTGCCGTTCGGAGGTACGCGCAGAAGCGGGTACGGACGGGAACTGTCGGTCGAGGGTATTCGAGAATTCACCAACGTCCGGACCTTCTGGGTCGACGATTCGACGCCGGATTCGAACGAACAAGGGACAGTGAAGTGA
- a CDS encoding SDR family NAD(P)-dependent oxidoreductase, whose protein sequence is MSEGRVDGKVVVVTGAARGQGAAEAYALAAQGATVIATDISFDEKAELDTAGTGRIINCRLDVTDPTAWAALADDVRTEFGEVHGLVNNAGATHRARLLDVELADWERMFRINATGPLLGIQAMTPLMHPGASIVTIGSVAAITPHYTVAYTASKWAARGLSKVASVELGPLGIRANTIHPGYIETPMVANAPSEFRQANLTANPLGVLGVVDDVAHLVVYLISDESRFVSGAEIAVDGGFSNQAGVKFLSDAVRTNSPEASRKAATWAPS, encoded by the coding sequence ATGAGCGAAGGACGGGTCGACGGGAAAGTCGTTGTCGTCACCGGCGCAGCGCGCGGTCAGGGCGCAGCAGAAGCGTACGCTCTCGCTGCGCAGGGCGCGACGGTGATCGCAACCGACATCTCGTTCGACGAGAAGGCAGAGCTGGATACCGCCGGAACCGGACGAATCATCAATTGCCGGCTCGACGTGACCGATCCGACCGCATGGGCGGCCTTGGCCGACGATGTGCGTACCGAATTCGGTGAGGTACACGGACTGGTGAACAACGCTGGGGCAACACACCGCGCACGGCTACTCGACGTCGAACTCGCCGACTGGGAACGGATGTTCCGCATCAACGCGACCGGGCCGCTTCTCGGCATCCAAGCGATGACACCTCTGATGCACCCCGGTGCCTCTATCGTCACGATCGGAAGCGTTGCGGCCATCACCCCTCACTACACAGTTGCGTACACCGCATCGAAATGGGCAGCGCGAGGTCTGTCGAAAGTCGCCAGTGTCGAACTGGGACCACTGGGCATCCGCGCCAACACAATTCACCCCGGCTATATCGAGACGCCGATGGTGGCGAACGCGCCCAGCGAATTCCGTCAGGCGAATCTCACAGCAAACCCTCTGGGGGTTCTAGGAGTGGTGGACGATGTCGCGCACCTAGTCGTGTACCTGATCAGCGACGAATCTCGATTTGTATCCGGAGCGGAGATCGCCGTCGACGGGGGCTTCTCCAATCAGGCGGGCGTGAAGTTCCTTTCCGATGCAGTGCGCACGAATTCACCCGAAGCAAGCAGAAAGGCAGCTACATGGGCACCCTCGTGA